The following are encoded together in the Halorubrum lacusprofundi ATCC 49239 genome:
- the hcsL gene encoding halo-CC-star protein HcsL, producing the protein MSQEVSNEQAVEEQLQTFIETVNDSETYEEFVAANERLEADSEAMALLEEYQQKRRQMQRGGSGDATMSELRELRAEMDDNETIQAQQAAQEAFVSLLQETNDVISEQIGREFAQSLGGGCC; encoded by the coding sequence ATGAGCCAGGAAGTATCCAACGAGCAGGCGGTCGAGGAACAGCTTCAGACGTTCATCGAGACAGTCAACGACTCCGAGACGTACGAGGAGTTCGTCGCGGCCAACGAGCGCCTCGAAGCGGACTCGGAGGCGATGGCACTCCTCGAAGAGTACCAACAGAAGAGACGACAGATGCAGCGGGGTGGCTCCGGCGACGCTACGATGAGCGAACTCCGGGAACTCCGGGCGGAGATGGACGACAACGAGACGATCCAGGCCCAGCAGGCGGCTCAGGAGGCGTTCGTGTCACTCCTTCAGGAGACAAACGACGTCATCAGTGAACAGATCGGCCGCGAGTTCGCCCAGTCACTGGGAGGTGGGTGCTGTTGA
- the hcsS gene encoding halo-CC-star protein HcsS: MLLSASDEDVLAAAEALGEELAAANSDASEFQFTTMLRQCNEAITEETGVEYGQVCDAGGCC, encoded by the coding sequence GTGCTGTTGAGCGCCTCCGACGAGGACGTGCTGGCGGCGGCCGAGGCCCTCGGTGAGGAACTCGCCGCGGCGAATTCCGACGCCTCGGAGTTCCAGTTCACCACGATGCTGCGGCAGTGCAACGAGGCGATCACCGAGGAGACCGGCGTCGAGTACGGCCAGGTCTGCGACGCGGGTGGGTGCTGCTGA
- a CDS encoding M20 family metallopeptidase: protein MNHTRTDVQRTDDRRNRLAETTLELLAFDTQNPPGETRQAFDWLERSVPERGVEIDRIEAEREKPNLVVTIPGEREWTLLYEGHLDTVPYDRDCWSHDPLGDRVDDRLYGRGATDMKGAVAAMLETMRTFADETPPVTLQFAFVSDEETGGGAGIDAVLDAEAISADAAVVGETTCVDERHSIAVADKGRIWLTLEATGRAAHGSRPMNGENAIDYLYSMIDSCRESITSRRLEYDPAVERILEESRAYYGSCPCEAGTHLEELFEYPTFNLGRLDGGNTVNSVPQTATGELDVRVTPGASTGAVLEQIRTCIDGREHVSIRDVSWAEGTYVEPSAPIVEAVTTAAADVLTDRPLARCATGGGDVKKLRAADVPAVECAIGSDTAHGVDEYVPIDALERTAKWYVRLPGQLAESIGSKR, encoded by the coding sequence ATGAACCACACACGGACAGACGTTCAGCGGACCGACGACCGCCGAAATCGGCTCGCCGAGACGACGCTCGAGTTGCTCGCGTTCGACACACAGAACCCACCCGGCGAGACCCGACAGGCGTTCGACTGGCTCGAGCGCTCCGTCCCGGAACGTGGTGTCGAGATCGATCGGATAGAAGCCGAACGCGAGAAACCGAACCTCGTCGTGACCATCCCCGGCGAGCGCGAGTGGACGCTGCTCTACGAGGGCCACCTCGATACCGTCCCCTACGACCGGGACTGCTGGTCGCACGATCCACTGGGCGATCGCGTCGACGACCGGCTCTACGGCCGCGGTGCGACCGACATGAAGGGTGCGGTCGCAGCGATGCTCGAAACGATGCGGACGTTCGCCGACGAGACGCCGCCGGTGACCCTGCAGTTCGCGTTCGTCAGCGACGAGGAGACCGGTGGGGGCGCGGGAATCGACGCCGTGCTGGACGCCGAGGCGATCAGCGCCGACGCCGCAGTGGTCGGCGAGACGACCTGCGTCGACGAACGCCACTCGATCGCTGTCGCCGACAAGGGTCGAATCTGGCTCACGCTCGAGGCGACCGGGCGGGCCGCCCACGGCTCCCGGCCGATGAACGGCGAGAACGCGATCGATTACCTCTACTCGATGATCGATTCCTGTCGGGAATCGATTACGTCCCGTCGGCTGGAGTACGATCCGGCGGTCGAACGGATCCTCGAGGAGTCTCGGGCATACTACGGGTCTTGTCCGTGCGAGGCTGGGACACACCTCGAAGAGCTCTTCGAGTACCCCACGTTCAACCTCGGGCGTCTGGACGGCGGCAACACCGTCAACAGCGTCCCCCAGACTGCGACCGGCGAACTCGACGTTCGGGTGACGCCGGGAGCCTCTACCGGGGCGGTTCTGGAGCAGATCCGGACGTGTATCGACGGCCGGGAGCACGTCTCGATTCGGGACGTCTCCTGGGCCGAGGGAACCTACGTCGAACCGTCCGCTCCGATCGTCGAGGCCGTCACCACGGCGGCCGCGGACGTCCTCACGGATCGGCCGCTTGCCCGCTGTGCGACCGGTGGTGGCGACGTCAAGAAGCTCCGGGCGGCGGACGTTCCCGCAGTCGAGTGTGCAATCGGGAGCGATACCGCCCACGGTGTCGACGAGTACGTCCCGATCGACGCGCTCGAACGCACGGCTAAGTGGTACGTGCGGCTACCGGGCCAGCTCGCCGAGTCGATCGGGTCCAAGCGCTAG
- a CDS encoding SelT/SelW/SelH family protein gives MTSVEVEYCDPCGFIDRATETQTQILESCGEPVDGVELVPGEDGVFEVRVDDTVIFDVDELEYDLTTIMEGVCGQLSACDCDPSELGGEDTDSTDCSPGCC, from the coding sequence ATGACGAGCGTCGAAGTCGAATACTGTGACCCGTGTGGCTTCATCGACCGCGCAACCGAAACGCAGACGCAGATTCTCGAGTCGTGTGGCGAACCAGTAGACGGCGTCGAACTCGTCCCCGGCGAGGACGGCGTCTTCGAGGTTCGCGTCGACGACACTGTGATCTTCGACGTCGACGAACTCGAGTACGACCTCACGACGATTATGGAGGGTGTGTGTGGACAGCTCTCTGCGTGTGACTGTGACCCCAGCGAACTCGGCGGCGAGGACACTGACTCGACTGATTGCAGTCCTGGGTGTTGCTGA
- a CDS encoding winged helix-turn-helix transcriptional regulator — MEPTDVSDWQESWHQLREILGSKWAFHVLRLLSDRQYGFNEMQRSIDGVTATMLSRRLKELQCHGFVEKQVEPTTPPSTTYELTENGEAFVGLLEEMEEMIGLAECSDGSECATTGKSSKCATVQ, encoded by the coding sequence ATGGAGCCGACGGACGTGTCTGACTGGCAGGAGTCGTGGCATCAGCTGCGAGAGATCCTCGGCTCGAAGTGGGCGTTTCACGTCCTGCGATTGCTTTCGGATCGACAGTACGGCTTCAACGAGATGCAGCGCTCCATCGACGGCGTGACGGCGACGATGCTCTCGCGGCGACTGAAAGAGCTACAGTGTCACGGCTTCGTCGAGAAACAAGTCGAACCGACGACGCCACCCTCGACGACGTACGAACTGACCGAAAACGGAGAGGCATTCGTCGGACTCCTCGAAGAGATGGAAGAGATGATCGGTCTCGCGGAGTGCTCTGACGGGAGCGAGTGTGCGACCACGGGCAAGTCGTCGAAATGCGCGACAGTCCAGTAG
- a CDS encoding phosphate ABC transporter ATP-binding protein: MLRATDIARTYGDENVLEQLSVTVDAGEVVAVIGPSGVGKTTLLRTLALFDEPEAGTVEFDGTDAWAVDDDERLGLRRRIGMVFQAASLFDASVARNVEYGLRIRRSWRDRVRSELHSLVRSNGTADAVRESLDVVGMADEMAAHAGSLSGGEAQRVSFARALAYDPDVLLLDEPTSDLDPRNTAVIEDAIAEARERGIGVVVATHDMHQAERVADRVAVLLADSITEVAPTDVIFQNPSDDRTKQFISGELVY; the protein is encoded by the coding sequence ATGCTTCGAGCGACCGATATCGCACGGACGTACGGTGACGAGAACGTGCTCGAACAACTGTCCGTAACGGTCGACGCCGGCGAGGTCGTCGCCGTCATCGGGCCGTCGGGCGTCGGGAAGACCACGCTCCTGCGCACGCTCGCGCTCTTCGACGAACCCGAAGCGGGAACCGTCGAATTCGACGGGACGGACGCGTGGGCGGTCGACGACGACGAACGACTCGGGCTCCGGCGACGCATCGGGATGGTGTTCCAGGCGGCGAGCCTCTTCGACGCCTCGGTCGCCCGCAACGTCGAATACGGCCTCCGGATCCGTCGGTCGTGGCGCGACCGCGTCCGGTCCGAACTCCACTCGCTCGTTCGCTCGAACGGTACCGCCGACGCCGTCCGCGAATCCCTCGACGTCGTCGGAATGGCCGACGAGATGGCGGCACACGCTGGGTCGCTATCGGGCGGCGAAGCCCAACGCGTATCCTTCGCTCGGGCACTGGCGTACGACCCGGACGTCCTGTTGCTCGACGAACCGACGTCCGACCTCGACCCCCGGAACACCGCCGTCATCGAGGACGCCATCGCGGAAGCACGCGAACGTGGAATCGGCGTCGTCGTCGCAACGCACGACATGCATCAGGCCGAACGCGTCGCGGACCGAGTCGCGGTCCTCCTCGCGGACAGCATCACCGAAGTCGCACCGACGGACGTCATCTTCCAGAACCCATCCGACGACCGCACGAAGCAGTTCATCTCCGGCGAACTCGTCTACTGA
- a CDS encoding ABC transporter permease, translating to MSVPLEHLPDLLLAIFDLPFRDGYVSSIIFVSLYVSVVAVTLSTLFSIPVAIAMGFSEFPGKQFAKSVVNTGMGFPSVAVGLLVLFAVSNQGPLGPLELVFTKEAMIMSQFVLATPPITAISLAAITGVNQNVRDTARVLGGTRLDVALVVLKEARYGIATAILAGFGRAISEVGSVLIVGGNITGADGISKTRTLTTAIQLEARQGQYGTAMVLGGILVALVLLVNAIVVRFGDVGVQR from the coding sequence CTGAGCGTGCCACTGGAACACCTTCCCGACCTGCTGTTGGCTATCTTCGACCTCCCGTTCAGGGACGGCTACGTCTCGAGCATCATCTTCGTCTCGCTGTACGTGAGCGTCGTCGCGGTGACGTTGAGCACGCTGTTCAGTATCCCCGTCGCCATCGCAATGGGCTTCTCCGAGTTCCCCGGCAAGCAGTTCGCGAAGTCCGTCGTGAACACCGGGATGGGGTTCCCGAGCGTCGCCGTCGGCCTGCTCGTCCTGTTCGCCGTCTCCAACCAGGGGCCGCTCGGTCCGCTCGAACTCGTGTTCACGAAGGAAGCGATGATCATGTCGCAGTTCGTGCTCGCGACGCCACCGATCACCGCCATCAGTCTCGCCGCCATAACGGGCGTGAACCAGAACGTGCGCGACACCGCACGCGTCCTCGGGGGCACGCGCCTCGACGTCGCACTCGTCGTGCTCAAGGAGGCACGGTACGGGATCGCGACCGCGATCCTCGCCGGGTTCGGTCGCGCCATCAGCGAGGTCGGGTCCGTCCTCATCGTCGGCGGGAACATCACTGGCGCGGACGGCATCTCGAAGACGCGGACGCTCACGACCGCCATCCAGCTCGAAGCGCGCCAGGGACAGTACGGGACCGCGATGGTGCTGGGCGGCATACTCGTCGCGCTCGTGTTGCTCGTCAACGCCATCGTCGTCCGCTTCGGTGACGTGGGGGTGCAACGCTGA
- a CDS encoding substrate-binding domain-containing protein: MPIQRRQFVVAIGAGGVATGLAGCSQVVGSDGQPAVAGETLTLTTTTSTYDTGLLDDIHPDFEDMYGVSVDAVAQGTGAALQSARNGDADVVMVHARGLEDGFMRNGHGINRRDLMFNDFVVVGPESDPAGIEGSSSATEVLDAIADAEATFVSRGDNSGTHTKELDLWDATDAEPGGDWYQETGTGMGQALNVAAQQGAYTLSDRGTFISQRGQIDLAILVQGPIEGGPEILANPYGIMAVNPGKHENANYDLAMAYIGWITSPGAQDAISGYQVNGEQLFFPEAVSEDPNFQQYVPDGWSDDSND; the protein is encoded by the coding sequence ATGCCGATACAACGCCGCCAGTTCGTCGTGGCTATCGGCGCCGGGGGAGTCGCGACGGGCCTCGCCGGGTGTTCGCAGGTGGTCGGGAGCGACGGCCAGCCGGCGGTGGCGGGTGAAACCCTGACGCTCACGACGACGACGAGCACCTACGACACCGGACTGCTCGACGACATCCACCCCGACTTCGAGGACATGTACGGGGTGTCCGTCGACGCGGTCGCACAAGGAACCGGTGCCGCCCTCCAGTCCGCGCGCAACGGCGACGCCGACGTCGTGATGGTCCACGCCCGCGGCCTCGAGGACGGGTTCATGCGCAACGGGCACGGCATCAACCGCCGCGACCTCATGTTCAACGACTTCGTCGTCGTCGGCCCGGAGAGCGACCCGGCAGGCATCGAGGGTTCGAGTTCGGCGACCGAGGTGCTCGATGCCATCGCCGACGCCGAAGCGACGTTCGTCTCCCGGGGCGACAACTCGGGAACCCACACGAAAGAGCTCGACCTCTGGGACGCCACGGACGCCGAACCGGGCGGGGACTGGTACCAGGAGACCGGGACCGGGATGGGCCAGGCGCTGAACGTCGCGGCCCAGCAGGGCGCGTACACGCTCTCCGATCGCGGGACGTTCATCTCCCAGCGCGGCCAGATCGACCTCGCGATCCTGGTACAGGGCCCAATCGAGGGTGGTCCCGAGATCCTCGCGAACCCCTACGGCATCATGGCAGTCAATCCAGGGAAACACGAGAACGCCAACTACGACCTCGCGATGGCGTACATCGGCTGGATAACCAGCCCCGGTGCCCAGGACGCCATCTCGGGGTACCAGGTGAACGGCGAACAGTTGTTCTTCCCCGAGGCCGTTTCCGAAGACCCCAACTTCCAGCAGTACGTCCCCGACGGGTGGAGCGACGACTCCAACGACTGA
- a CDS encoding metallophosphoesterase family protein produces MLVLGDAHAADRSKRRALHAAYDAADAEYALQLGDLMHYDLPIPTYFVAGNNEDFDVIDALRSGDSPDGVRNANLLASTVVERDGLRIAGLSGNYAPTQYEKDRSELASERRRHFVEADVERAKVLEDVDVFLVNESPHGVDVTEDYQVGCRYVDAILRELEPDLCLLGHHHEHVEGVYGDTRVVSLAPAWDSYYTLDPRTLELERYATPSE; encoded by the coding sequence ATGCTCGTTCTCGGCGACGCACACGCAGCCGACCGATCGAAACGCAGGGCGCTCCACGCGGCGTACGACGCGGCCGACGCGGAGTACGCCCTCCAGCTCGGCGACCTCATGCACTACGACCTCCCGATCCCGACGTACTTCGTCGCCGGGAACAACGAGGACTTCGACGTCATCGACGCCCTGCGATCGGGCGACTCCCCGGACGGGGTCAGGAACGCGAACCTCCTCGCGAGTACGGTGGTGGAGCGAGACGGGCTCCGTATCGCCGGACTCTCGGGCAACTACGCACCGACGCAGTACGAGAAGGACCGCTCTGAGCTGGCGAGCGAACGACGTCGACACTTCGTCGAGGCGGACGTCGAACGCGCGAAAGTCCTCGAAGACGTCGACGTCTTCCTCGTCAACGAATCACCCCACGGCGTCGACGTGACCGAGGACTATCAGGTCGGCTGTCGGTACGTCGACGCCATCCTCCGGGAACTCGAACCCGACCTCTGTCTGCTCGGGCACCACCACGAGCACGTCGAGGGCGTCTACGGCGACACCCGCGTCGTCAGCCTCGCGCCCGCGTGGGATTCGTACTACACGCTCGACCCTCGCACGCTCGAACTCGAGCGGTACGCGACGCCCAGCGAGTAA
- a CDS encoding DUF7344 domain-containing protein — MGEEQPGEGRVGAEEESSPGGERIPDRFYRALSAVDRRRCLWYLLEQSDASDVRELATVLAGWEASDTGSMSTESDYDAVLLELHHRHLPVLDDAGIIEYDADNGAVTLEDFDDSARYQLADLVAPGDARDG, encoded by the coding sequence ATGGGGGAGGAACAGCCCGGTGAAGGCCGCGTCGGTGCAGAGGAAGAGTCATCTCCGGGGGGAGAGCGGATTCCAGACCGGTTCTATCGGGCGCTCTCCGCCGTCGACAGACGGCGGTGTCTATGGTACTTGCTAGAGCAGTCCGACGCGTCGGACGTCCGCGAGCTCGCGACCGTGCTCGCTGGCTGGGAGGCGTCGGACACGGGGTCGATGTCGACCGAATCGGACTACGACGCTGTGCTCCTGGAACTCCATCACCGCCACCTCCCGGTGCTCGACGACGCGGGCATCATCGAGTACGACGCCGATAACGGCGCAGTCACCCTCGAGGACTTCGACGATTCCGCTCGCTATCAGCTCGCCGACCTCGTCGCTCCGGGCGACGCCCGGGACGGATGA
- a CDS encoding DICT sensory domain-containing protein encodes MTEVDRLLTDRSRSPYRFVCYGSGDGAVVERFAAHSVGVDTRSLPEGGPRPFVVVEEDGEFRGALAIADLETLLEPPIHRLERMEDVSSGYNVLFQLLDDAVFTGMTRRELLAVSREIEERAFRIGTGTLRVGFQTLSKLESQTDVYRTLGAEPDLDVHVYGAPDWTPPTIAGVTYHEYPDDALERYWLLAYDSETATAETCALVARETDDAYDSFWTSDPGTTRAVLAELERP; translated from the coding sequence ATGACCGAGGTCGACCGGCTGCTGACGGACCGCAGCCGGTCACCGTACAGGTTCGTCTGCTACGGGTCAGGTGACGGCGCGGTCGTCGAGCGCTTCGCGGCCCACAGCGTCGGCGTGGACACCCGTTCGTTGCCCGAGGGTGGCCCCAGACCGTTCGTCGTCGTCGAGGAAGACGGCGAGTTCCGGGGGGCGCTCGCTATCGCGGACCTCGAGACGCTCCTCGAACCACCCATCCATCGCCTGGAACGCATGGAGGACGTCTCGTCGGGCTACAACGTACTGTTCCAGTTACTCGACGACGCGGTGTTCACCGGGATGACTCGGCGCGAACTGCTCGCGGTCAGTCGCGAGATCGAGGAGCGCGCGTTCCGCATCGGGACCGGCACGCTCCGCGTCGGCTTCCAGACGCTGTCCAAGCTCGAATCCCAGACGGACGTCTACCGGACGCTCGGGGCGGAACCCGACCTGGACGTGCACGTCTACGGCGCACCGGACTGGACGCCACCGACGATCGCCGGCGTAACATACCACGAGTACCCCGACGATGCCCTGGAGCGGTACTGGCTCCTGGCGTACGATAGCGAAACGGCGACCGCGGAGACGTGCGCGCTCGTCGCCCGCGAGACGGACGACGCGTACGATAGCTTCTGGACGTCCGACCCGGGGACGACTCGGGCAGTTCTCGCCGAACTCGAGCGGCCCTGA
- a CDS encoding CbiX/SirB N-terminal domain-containing protein, with the protein MTTDAILLTGRDAGNAREVYQTHADRLAARTSVDDVAVATYESEPSRELRDELATIDADDVYAIPMTAAHSHDTLQRLPGALAAIPGTVHYTEPIGRSPAVTEVLLDRARDAIAPSTAPASADVTDSTLVLAGFGSSSKPYHRQTANYHAARIRERTEYDAVTTCYLLQNPTVECARYDVDTGHAVAVPLFVAASEATETRIPEELELDRGGIAYADTLGTHDRLTDAIAAEVAKQRALATTNAGASALVDQLGRSARPVATDGEGGVR; encoded by the coding sequence ATGACAACAGACGCAATCCTCCTCACCGGCCGCGACGCTGGCAACGCCCGCGAAGTGTACCAGACCCACGCAGACCGACTCGCCGCCCGCACCAGCGTCGACGACGTAGCCGTCGCCACCTACGAGAGCGAGCCCTCCCGCGAACTCAGGGACGAACTCGCCACCATCGACGCCGACGACGTCTACGCCATCCCGATGACCGCCGCTCACTCCCACGACACCCTCCAACGTCTCCCCGGCGCACTCGCCGCCATCCCCGGAACCGTTCACTACACGGAACCCATCGGTCGAAGCCCCGCCGTCACCGAGGTGCTCCTCGACCGAGCGCGCGACGCCATCGCCCCCAGCACCGCCCCCGCTAGCGCAGACGTCACCGACAGCACGCTCGTGCTCGCCGGCTTCGGGTCCAGCAGCAAGCCCTACCACCGACAGACCGCGAACTATCACGCCGCACGCATCCGCGAACGCACCGAGTACGACGCCGTGACGACGTGCTACCTCCTCCAGAACCCGACCGTCGAATGCGCACGGTACGACGTCGACACCGGCCACGCCGTCGCCGTTCCCCTGTTCGTCGCCGCCTCCGAAGCCACCGAGACCCGCATCCCCGAGGAACTCGAACTCGACCGCGGCGGCATCGCGTACGCCGACACCCTCGGCACCCACGACCGACTCACCGACGCCATCGCCGCCGAAGTCGCGAAACAACGCGCCCTCGCCACCACTAACGCCGGCGCGAGCGCACTCGTAGACCAACTCGGTCGAAGTGCACGCCCCGTCGCCACCGACGGCGAAGGCGGCGTCCGCTGA
- a CDS encoding cobalt-precorrin-7 (C(5))-methyltransferase, protein MSDDYDLDAGPDPADFAAARPEVVDASGTSGAGGTSNVVRAVGIGPGNVEFLTPRGERAIREADVVIGFETVVEFVSESVDGDALTCGYADEEEALSAFADRVDAGETGTAVLMGDPNHSGYQFVGKVQRAVDAPVRVVPGISSLQVAASRARTPMEASEFVTLHRSGDLEPDLARLRDGVGDRHLLVLPRPYDLMPGDVAADLLDAGATGGLEALVLERLTHADEAVTRTTLEDLAMHAGGDAPEDSPFSDLSVLVVRADG, encoded by the coding sequence GTGAGCGACGACTACGACCTCGACGCCGGCCCGGACCCCGCGGACTTCGCCGCCGCACGCCCCGAGGTCGTCGACGCGAGTGGGACGTCCGGCGCGGGTGGGACGTCGAACGTCGTCCGTGCGGTCGGCATCGGCCCCGGGAACGTCGAGTTCCTGACGCCGCGGGGCGAGCGCGCCATCCGCGAGGCGGACGTCGTCATCGGGTTCGAGACGGTCGTCGAGTTCGTTTCGGAGTCCGTCGACGGCGACGCCCTCACCTGCGGGTACGCCGACGAAGAGGAGGCGCTCTCGGCGTTCGCCGACCGGGTCGATGCCGGCGAGACGGGAACGGCGGTCCTGATGGGGGACCCGAACCACTCGGGGTACCAGTTCGTCGGGAAGGTCCAGCGCGCCGTCGACGCCCCGGTGCGGGTGGTTCCGGGCATCTCGTCGCTCCAGGTGGCGGCGAGTCGTGCGCGGACGCCGATGGAGGCGAGCGAGTTCGTGACGCTCCACAGGAGCGGTGACCTCGAACCCGATCTGGCACGACTCCGGGACGGCGTCGGCGACCGACACCTGCTCGTACTCCCGCGACCGTACGACCTGATGCCGGGCGACGTCGCCGCCGACCTCCTCGATGCGGGTGCGACCGGGGGCCTCGAGGCGCTCGTCCTCGAACGCCTGACGCACGCGGACGAGGCCGTGACGCGGACGACGCTCGAGGACCTCGCGATGCACGCTGGCGGAGACGCCCCCGAGGACTCGCCGTTCTCGGACCTCTCCGTGCTCGTCGTGCGCGCCGACGGGTGA
- a CDS encoding precorrin-8X methylmutase codes for MTTDEPRPDDADESFDEYADLGATTENAMDIATTSMDRVRELVPDETLADRVRQKSVHATGDPEFQHLVRFTGTDDSEPVRAGARAVLEERPIVTDITMVKEGITGRGHDCPVGKAIGNGAELAAETGMTRTAASVLELDRDGVYDDAIAVVGNAPTAALALADCIAEGTRPAVVVATPVGFVKAAESRERLREVAREHDVPAITNVGRRGGSGLAAGLANELVHVASDARNGEVDLS; via the coding sequence ATGACAACTGACGAACCACGACCCGACGACGCTGACGAATCGTTCGACGAGTACGCGGACCTGGGTGCGACCACGGAGAACGCCATGGACATCGCGACGACGAGCATGGACCGCGTCCGCGAACTCGTCCCCGACGAGACGCTCGCGGACCGGGTCCGGCAGAAGAGCGTGCACGCGACCGGTGACCCGGAGTTCCAGCACCTCGTCCGGTTCACGGGCACGGACGACTCCGAGCCGGTGCGTGCTGGCGCTCGCGCCGTCCTCGAGGAACGACCGATCGTGACGGACATCACGATGGTCAAGGAGGGAATCACTGGTCGCGGACACGACTGTCCGGTGGGGAAGGCCATCGGGAACGGTGCGGAACTCGCCGCTGAGACGGGGATGACTCGCACCGCCGCGTCCGTGCTGGAACTCGACCGCGATGGCGTCTACGACGACGCGATAGCGGTGGTCGGGAACGCGCCGACGGCGGCGCTCGCGCTCGCGGACTGCATCGCCGAAGGCACCCGCCCCGCCGTCGTCGTTGCGACGCCGGTCGGGTTCGTGAAGGCCGCCGAGAGTCGCGAACGCCTCCGCGAGGTCGCGAGAGAGCACGACGTACCCGCTATCACGAACGTCGGTCGACGCGGCGGAAGCGGGCTCGCGGCCGGGCTCGCGAACGAACTCGTCCACGTCGCGAGCGACGCGAGGAACGGCGAGGTCGACCTCTCGTGA